A region of Nitrospirota bacterium DNA encodes the following proteins:
- the wecB gene encoding UDP-N-acetylglucosamine 2-epimerase (non-hydrolyzing): MRIVLVAGARPNFMKIAPLIQELNKLDFCDYILVHTGQHYDYQMSRVFFEEFKIPEPDYFLNVGPGSHSVQTAKIMIEFERVCISELPEMVVVVGDVNSTLACALTAKKLNLKASHVEAGLRSGDMTMPEEINRIVTDSISDYLFVSEKSGVTNLKKEGKSDDQIFFVGNVMIDTLYLQLDALKNLEINDPWHFEKKTYGVITLHRPSNVDTKEVCSDIVDSLIEISADMELVFPVHPRTRKNFEDFGLIDKIERSRIHLKPPLSYSEFLRYWKDAAIVFTDSGGLQEETTVLGIPCFTLRDNTERPITAEIGTNIIVGNKKDSIMRAYADFKAGILKTGTVPELWDGKAAQRIVNILIKKL; encoded by the coding sequence TTGAGGATAGTTTTGGTGGCAGGTGCAAGGCCAAATTTTATGAAAATAGCTCCCCTGATTCAGGAGCTGAATAAGCTTGATTTTTGCGACTATATTCTGGTACACACAGGGCAGCATTACGATTACCAAATGTCGAGGGTGTTTTTTGAGGAGTTTAAAATACCAGAGCCGGATTATTTCTTAAATGTGGGACCTGGGAGCCATTCGGTTCAGACGGCAAAAATTATGATTGAATTTGAACGTGTCTGTATTAGTGAGCTTCCTGAAATGGTAGTGGTCGTTGGAGATGTCAACTCCACTTTGGCCTGTGCACTGACCGCAAAGAAACTCAATCTAAAAGCCTCACACGTTGAGGCAGGGCTTAGAAGCGGCGATATGACTATGCCTGAGGAAATAAACAGGATTGTCACCGACTCTATTTCAGACTATCTGTTTGTATCTGAAAAAAGCGGCGTTACTAATCTTAAAAAAGAGGGAAAGTCTGACGACCAGATATTTTTTGTAGGGAATGTTATGATTGACACCCTGTATCTTCAGCTTGATGCCCTTAAAAACTTAGAAATAAATGATCCATGGCATTTTGAGAAAAAAACATATGGTGTAATAACCCTGCACCGCCCCTCCAATGTTGATACCAAAGAGGTTTGTAGTGACATAGTGGATTCTCTCATTGAAATCTCCGCTGATATGGAACTGGTCTTTCCTGTTCATCCGCGGACAAGAAAAAATTTTGAAGATTTCGGACTGATTGATAAAATAGAACGTTCACGGATACACTTAAAACCGCCTCTGTCATACAGTGAGTTTCTAAGATACTGGAAAGACGCTGCAATTGTGTTTACTGACAGTGGCGGCCTTCAGGAGGAGACCACGGTTTTGGGCATACCGTGTTTTACGCTAAGAGACAACACCGAACGCCCTATAACTGCAGAAATAGGCACAAACATAATAGTCGGCAATAAAAAGGATTCCATTATGCGAGCTTACGCTGATTTTAAAGCAGGTATTTTAAAAACCGGTACGGTACCAGAGTTATGGGACGGCAAAGCGGCACAGAGAATTGTAAATATATTAATAAAAAAGTTATAA